The Streptococcus sp. S5 genome contains a region encoding:
- a CDS encoding HAD family hydrolase produces the protein MIKLIATDMDGTLLDERGEVDLPRLERMLDHLDQKGIRFVIATGNEIHRMHQLLGPLVKRVTLVVANGARIFEDDQMILGKFWDRELVEAVLAYFKGREISDQLVVSAVNGGFVKEGTVFTEVEKFMQPEVIEDLYKRMKFVPELTADLFDQVLKMSLVVGLDRLDQVSQEVQRAFGDQLMAVSSGFGSMDLLQAGIHKAWGLAQLMEMWQLDASQVMAFGDSGNDIEMLEMAGHSYAVANAEAGVKAVAKHLAPSHQEGGVYQVIEEYLGLPPWEQVKEKN, from the coding sequence ATGATTAAGTTGATTGCAACAGATATGGATGGAACCTTATTAGATGAGCGAGGAGAGGTGGATCTTCCGCGTCTGGAAAGGATGTTGGACCACTTGGATCAAAAAGGGATTCGCTTTGTCATTGCGACGGGAAATGAAATCCATCGCATGCACCAGCTCTTGGGTCCTTTGGTCAAGCGGGTGACCCTGGTCGTAGCCAATGGAGCTCGGATTTTTGAGGATGATCAGATGATTCTTGGGAAATTCTGGGATCGAGAGCTAGTAGAGGCGGTTCTTGCTTATTTTAAGGGGCGGGAAATCTCAGACCAGCTGGTTGTGTCAGCTGTCAATGGTGGCTTTGTCAAGGAAGGAACGGTCTTTACAGAGGTTGAGAAATTCATGCAGCCGGAAGTGATTGAAGACTTGTACAAGCGGATGAAGTTTGTTCCGGAATTGACAGCAGATCTATTTGATCAGGTGCTTAAAATGAGCTTGGTGGTTGGCTTGGATCGTCTCGATCAAGTGAGCCAAGAAGTCCAGCGGGCTTTTGGAGATCAGCTCATGGCGGTTTCGAGCGGTTTTGGCAGCATGGATCTCTTACAAGCAGGCATTCACAAGGCTTGGGGTCTGGCTCAATTAATGGAGATGTGGCAGCTTGATGCCAGCCAGGTCATGGCCTTTGGGGATAGCGGAAACGACATCGAAATGCTTGAAATGGCAGGTCACTCCTATGCTGTGGCCAATGCAGAAGCAGGAGTCAAGGCTGTTGCCAAACACCTAGCACCGAGCCATCAGGAAGGTGGTGTCTACCAGGTGATCGAAGAGTATCTAGGATTGCCCCCCTGGGAACAAGTGAAAGAAAAGAATTAG
- a CDS encoding MutS-related protein, translating into MEGNVNCIPLGILGLIVVIWATKFLTAIRLKQKLKKAWDGAPFFRKKDTEESLIDSLTYPAKGRTIDSQVDDQTWHDLALDAVFDQLNYTQSSLGAEALYQKMRLLEFQPQDQLHDLEAFFEEHPDLRLKVQVIFNQLGKKNHNMARSIVANPGKHYAGLPLYLALACLPIVCLFAIPFEPVGAITLLVISVVFNIVFSSLRNWSNKIRLDNVSYLVRIFASAERLSHLALPQQEELKQAVKPFKKTRILASVLQSPTGTSEMEIILLYLNVLFLLPQIAQVYIYNQVKAHQKEAQKLLDLLGEMEVAISLLRHKRDLEVVCEPVFMETGGIEGETLYHPLLSNPIANDVHFQKNMVISGDNASGKSTYLKTVAINAILAQGLGFAYGEKLALPYGHVLTAMDVSDDIEVGDSYFITESKAILRMIQHLKKSGFHYFFIDELFKGTNTIERIGSGLGIVRWLAAQNCLYMISSHDIELVAASGKVNDNYHFDSRYVDGKIVFDYQIKPGSAVTKNAVNTLESLHYPEEITQTAKDLIDQYEETGHWFLKEIEKE; encoded by the coding sequence ATGGAAGGAAATGTGAACTGTATCCCGCTTGGGATCCTAGGATTGATAGTGGTGATTTGGGCAACCAAATTTCTTACAGCCATCCGCCTCAAGCAAAAGCTGAAGAAGGCTTGGGATGGGGCGCCTTTCTTTCGCAAGAAAGACACAGAAGAAAGTTTGATAGATAGTCTGACTTATCCAGCTAAGGGAAGGACGATCGATAGCCAAGTGGATGATCAGACCTGGCATGATTTGGCTTTGGATGCGGTCTTTGATCAGCTCAACTATACCCAATCGAGCCTTGGAGCAGAGGCTCTCTATCAAAAAATGCGCCTGCTGGAATTCCAGCCTCAGGACCAGCTTCATGACTTAGAAGCCTTCTTTGAAGAGCATCCTGATTTGCGCCTCAAGGTCCAGGTCATTTTCAACCAACTGGGCAAGAAGAACCACAACATGGCGCGGAGCATTGTCGCAAATCCCGGCAAGCATTATGCAGGTTTACCCCTCTATCTAGCCTTGGCCTGTCTTCCTATTGTCTGTCTCTTTGCCATCCCCTTTGAGCCAGTCGGTGCCATTACCCTCTTGGTTATCAGTGTGGTCTTTAATATTGTCTTTTCGAGTTTGCGCAATTGGTCCAATAAAATCCGTCTGGACAATGTTAGCTATTTGGTCCGCATCTTTGCTTCGGCAGAACGCTTGAGCCATCTAGCCTTGCCACAACAAGAAGAATTGAAGCAAGCGGTCAAACCCTTTAAGAAAACGCGGATCCTTGCCAGTGTCTTGCAGAGTCCAACGGGGACTTCGGAAATGGAAATTATTCTCCTCTACCTCAACGTCCTCTTTTTACTCCCGCAGATCGCTCAGGTTTATATTTACAATCAGGTGAAGGCTCATCAAAAAGAGGCCCAGAAGCTTCTGGATCTCCTTGGAGAGATGGAAGTCGCCATTAGTCTCTTGCGCCATAAGCGGGATCTAGAAGTGGTCTGTGAGCCGGTCTTTATGGAGACAGGTGGCATTGAGGGCGAGACGCTCTATCATCCTTTGCTGTCCAATCCGATTGCGAATGATGTGCATTTTCAGAAAAATATGGTCATCAGTGGGGACAATGCCTCCGGGAAATCGACCTACCTTAAAACTGTCGCCATCAATGCTATTCTGGCTCAAGGATTAGGCTTTGCCTATGGAGAAAAATTAGCCCTTCCCTATGGTCATGTGCTAACGGCTATGGATGTGAGCGATGACATTGAAGTTGGAGATAGTTACTTCATCACTGAAAGTAAAGCTATTTTACGTATGATTCAGCATCTGAAGAAGTCTGGCTTTCACTACTTCTTTATTGACGAGCTCTTTAAGGGGACCAATACCATCGAGCGGATCGGATCAGGTCTTGGGATTGTCCGCTGGTTGGCTGCCCAAAACTGCCTCTACATGATTTCCAGTCACGATATTGAGCTGGTCGCAGCTTCTGGTAAGGTCAATGATAATTACCATTTTGACAGTCGCTATGTGGATGGCAAGATTGTCTTTGACTACCAGATCAAGCCAGGATCAGCAGTAACCAAGAATGCGGTCAATACTCTAGAAAGCCTGCATTATCCAGAGGAGATTACGCAAACAGCCAAGGACTTGATTGACCAGTATGAAGAGACGGGACACTGGTTTTTGAAAGAAATTGAAAAAGAATGA
- a CDS encoding helicase BlpT produces the protein MEVKRKVIYMEERDVIQEARTTIILLQTAFSKGFTPSLDALRFRENLDQMLKGLRKARRVDNRLLIELEKFYQTASLLIGLGGLALNEEAFQAWRAYDHWHFEVVKPHLQVYGPTVVL, from the coding sequence ATGGAGGTGAAAAGGAAGGTGATTTATATGGAAGAAAGGGATGTGATTCAAGAAGCAAGAACGACGATCATTCTTCTTCAAACAGCCTTTTCTAAGGGATTCACCCCCAGTTTAGATGCCCTTCGATTTCGAGAAAATCTAGATCAGATGTTGAAAGGTTTACGAAAGGCTAGGCGGGTAGACAATCGTCTGTTGATTGAGTTAGAAAAGTTTTATCAGACCGCCAGTCTATTGATTGGCCTGGGTGGGCTAGCTTTGAACGAAGAGGCCTTTCAAGCTTGGCGAGCTTATGATCACTGGCATTTCGAGGTTGTGAAGCCTCACTTACAGGTCTATGGACCGACGGTGGTTTTGTAG
- the msrB gene encoding peptide-methionine (R)-S-oxide reductase MsrB, protein MAEIYLAGGCFWGLEEYFSRIPGVEETTVGYANGQVETTNYQLIKETDHAETVQVIYDPDKITLRAILLYYFRVIDPLSINKQGNDRGRQYRTGVYYTDEADREVIAQVFAEEEKQLGRKIAVELEPLRHYILAEDYHQDYLKKNPGGYCHIDVTDAEQPLIDPAAYQKPDQETLKAKLTAEQYQVTQESATERPFHNAYDQTFEEGIYVDITTGEPLFFAKDKFASGCGWPSFSRPIAKDVVHYYQDHSHGMERIEVRSRSGNAHLGHVFTDGPKDQGGLRYCINSASLRFIPKEEMEREGYGYLLKALK, encoded by the coding sequence ATGGCAGAGATTTATCTAGCAGGTGGCTGTTTTTGGGGCTTAGAGGAATATTTTTCACGAATCCCCGGTGTAGAAGAGACGACGGTGGGCTATGCCAATGGCCAGGTAGAAACGACCAACTACCAACTGATCAAGGAAACGGATCACGCAGAGACCGTTCAGGTCATTTACGATCCAGATAAAATCACCCTACGAGCGATTCTGCTCTACTATTTCCGGGTGATCGATCCCTTGTCCATTAACAAGCAGGGAAATGATCGAGGCCGCCAATATCGGACCGGTGTCTATTATACAGACGAGGCAGATCGTGAAGTGATCGCCCAAGTGTTTGCGGAAGAAGAGAAGCAACTGGGCCGCAAAATAGCGGTTGAGCTAGAACCTTTGCGCCACTACATCCTAGCTGAGGACTACCACCAAGACTACCTCAAGAAGAATCCTGGAGGTTATTGCCATATTGATGTGACGGATGCTGAGCAACCCTTGATTGATCCAGCAGCCTATCAGAAGCCAGATCAAGAAACCTTAAAGGCGAAATTGACGGCAGAACAGTACCAAGTCACTCAGGAGAGTGCGACGGAACGCCCGTTCCACAATGCCTATGATCAGACCTTCGAAGAGGGCATCTATGTGGATATTACGACTGGGGAGCCTCTCTTCTTTGCCAAGGATAAGTTTGCGTCTGGATGTGGATGGCCAAGTTTCTCCCGTCCCATTGCCAAAGATGTCGTCCACTATTACCAGGATCATAGCCACGGGATGGAGCGGATCGAAGTTCGTTCCCGCTCAGGCAATGCCCATCTCGGTCATGTCTTCACCGATGGACCCAAAGACCAAGGAGGTCTTCGTTATTGTATCAATTCGGCCTCTCTGCGCTTTATTCCAAAAGAGGAAATGGAGCGAGAAGGTTATGGATATTTGTTAAAAGCTTTGAAATAA
- a CDS encoding CapA family protein gives MIEKWENVKETIKTMGKELSAAFDWAFDRLFSRIQLTNEQFVYVLLSVVFIVANAILWVQKFQGFPITATERPEVVYKAKTPADQIPHTARIMANGDQLYHDLVYMSAQKEDGTYDFHENYEYVKPWLQKADLALGDFEGTIDPNYYLSGYPLFNAPSEVVPAIKDAGYDVMDLGHNHILDSGLEGVYSTAKAFEDAGITPVGVYTHEKRGQAPLVIKEVNGIKIAILAYAYGFNGMETTLTPEEQANVLSDLDEERMKAEIQKAEQEADITIVMPQMGVEYQLEPTEEQKELYHKMISWGADIVFGGHPHVVEPAEVVNKDGQNKLIIYSMGNFLSNQRLETMEGIETAQWTERGVLMDVTIEKVGRKTRIKTATAHPTWVSRTPKGTYSPEGYELYNYQTYILEDFIKGGKYRDKLDEETKERVDTAYREMKEHVHLDWPQSGKE, from the coding sequence ATGATAGAGAAATGGGAGAATGTGAAAGAGACCATCAAGACGATGGGAAAAGAGTTGTCAGCGGCCTTTGATTGGGCTTTTGATCGTCTCTTTTCAAGGATTCAGCTGACTAATGAACAGTTTGTCTATGTGCTCTTGTCAGTCGTTTTTATCGTGGCTAATGCCATCTTGTGGGTACAAAAGTTTCAAGGCTTTCCGATCACCGCAACGGAACGGCCAGAGGTTGTGTACAAGGCAAAAACACCGGCTGATCAGATTCCTCATACAGCGCGGATCATGGCTAATGGAGATCAGCTCTATCATGATCTGGTCTATATGAGTGCACAAAAAGAAGATGGGACCTATGATTTTCATGAAAATTATGAGTATGTCAAACCCTGGCTACAAAAGGCGGATCTGGCCTTGGGTGATTTTGAGGGAACCATTGACCCGAATTACTATTTGTCAGGTTATCCCCTCTTTAATGCGCCAAGCGAAGTCGTACCAGCCATCAAGGATGCTGGTTATGATGTCATGGATTTGGGACACAACCACATCCTGGATTCAGGCCTAGAAGGGGTCTATTCGACAGCCAAGGCCTTTGAAGATGCAGGCATCACCCCTGTCGGTGTTTACACGCATGAAAAGAGAGGCCAGGCCCCCTTAGTGATCAAGGAAGTGAATGGCATCAAGATTGCTATTCTAGCCTACGCTTACGGCTTTAATGGAATGGAAACGACCCTTACTCCAGAAGAGCAGGCGAATGTTTTGTCTGACCTAGACGAAGAACGGATGAAGGCAGAGATCCAAAAGGCGGAGCAAGAGGCTGATATCACCATTGTTATGCCCCAGATGGGAGTTGAGTACCAGTTAGAGCCGACAGAAGAGCAAAAAGAGCTCTATCATAAAATGATTTCTTGGGGCGCTGATATCGTTTTTGGCGGACATCCCCATGTTGTAGAGCCTGCTGAAGTGGTCAATAAAGATGGTCAAAACAAGCTGATCATCTACTCGATGGGGAATTTTCTCTCCAATCAACGTCTGGAAACTATGGAAGGTATAGAGACTGCCCAATGGACAGAGCGTGGAGTTTTGATGGATGTGACCATCGAAAAGGTTGGTCGCAAGACACGGATTAAGACGGCTACTGCTCATCCAACCTGGGTCAGTCGGACTCCAAAGGGAACCTATTCTCCTGAAGGTTATGAGTTGTACAACTACCAAACCTATATTTTGGAAGATTTTATCAAGGGTGGCAAATACCGCGATAAGCTAGATGAGGAGACCAAGGAGAGAGTGGACACGGCTTATCGAGAAATGAAGGAACATGTTCACTTGGACTGGCCTCAGAGTGGAAAGGAATAG
- a CDS encoding DUF554 domain-containing protein: MIGLGTFYNALGVVFGGLLGLLIGQRLSEDFHETLLKVTGVAVFVLGIAGTLEKMLVVHGSHVESHGSMMLILSLVLGTVLGELLKIEEGLEHLGTWLKEKTGNQGDTSFVDAFMTTALTICIGAMAVVGAIQDGLTGDTSTLLAKAILDMVIVLVLTVSKGKGAIFAVVPLMILQGLITLLAHLIAPIMTPQALSNLSLVGSSLILCVGINLIWGKRIKVANLLPAVLIAIIWAFVG, from the coding sequence ATGATCGGTTTAGGAACCTTCTATAATGCCTTAGGAGTTGTATTTGGTGGGCTTTTAGGACTGCTCATCGGCCAACGTTTGTCAGAAGATTTTCATGAGACTCTTCTGAAAGTGACAGGAGTTGCTGTCTTTGTCTTGGGCATCGCGGGGACCTTGGAAAAGATGCTGGTGGTGCATGGAAGTCATGTGGAAAGTCACGGCAGTATGATGTTGATTCTGAGTCTAGTGCTTGGGACGGTGCTTGGAGAGCTTTTGAAGATTGAAGAGGGCTTGGAGCACCTCGGGACATGGCTGAAGGAAAAGACGGGCAATCAAGGTGATACCAGCTTTGTCGATGCCTTTATGACCACGGCCCTGACCATCTGTATCGGAGCTATGGCGGTGGTCGGAGCTATCCAGGATGGCTTGACAGGTGACACTTCGACCTTGTTGGCTAAGGCTATTCTGGATATGGTCATCGTTTTAGTTTTGACCGTTTCGAAAGGAAAGGGTGCGATCTTTGCGGTAGTCCCACTCATGATCCTTCAGGGCTTGATCACGCTTTTGGCCCATTTGATCGCACCGATCATGACCCCACAAGCTCTTTCGAATCTCTCACTGGTTGGCTCCAGTCTCATTCTCTGTGTTGGGATCAACCTCATCTGGGGCAAACGAATCAAGGTCGCCAACCTCCTTCCAGCAGTGTTGATTGCCATTATTTGGGCTTTTGTTGGGTAA
- a CDS encoding helix-turn-helix domain-containing protein, with amino-acid sequence MMKDLKKEIGKKIKSTRLDRKSTQADICDDESELTIRQLARIENGQAMPTVPKLIYLAKKLNVEVQYFVDIDKIEIPKDYLRLKKELVDSPTYADQERIERKQAILEEIGECYYDLLPEDEQLLIDVIQARLDIYNSSDVRYGLALLEEYFQQILKKTIYTVNDLLIIELYFFCCAVGLEDKRYFQELADKVMLDIDYRDKEYLTQLEKILLVLLAQLEEKCTLKYIQTFEDVIDKTRHVYYKPLIYMFKAKYMLHVEKSKEKSEELYGKAITFAELLDDEVLVQRLIEEKKNDF; translated from the coding sequence ATGATGAAAGATTTAAAAAAAGAGATTGGGAAAAAAATAAAATCTACACGACTAGATAGAAAATCTACACAAGCAGATATTTGCGATGATGAATCTGAATTGACTATTCGGCAATTAGCCCGAATTGAGAATGGTCAGGCTATGCCCACTGTACCCAAATTAATATATTTAGCGAAAAAACTGAATGTCGAAGTTCAGTATTTTGTTGATATTGACAAAATTGAAATACCAAAAGATTATCTAAGGTTAAAGAAAGAATTGGTAGATAGTCCGACCTATGCGGATCAAGAACGAATTGAGCGGAAACAAGCGATTTTAGAAGAAATTGGGGAATGTTACTACGATCTTCTTCCAGAGGATGAACAATTACTTATAGATGTGATTCAAGCGCGTCTAGATATTTATAATAGTTCGGATGTGAGATATGGTCTTGCTCTTTTAGAAGAATACTTTCAACAAATCTTAAAGAAAACAATTTATACGGTTAATGACTTGTTAATTATCGAACTCTACTTTTTTTGCTGTGCTGTAGGATTAGAAGATAAAAGGTATTTTCAGGAGTTGGCTGATAAAGTAATGCTTGACATAGATTATAGGGACAAGGAATACCTGACACAGTTGGAAAAAATATTGCTTGTTTTGCTAGCTCAGTTGGAAGAAAAATGTACGCTTAAATATATTCAAACTTTCGAAGATGTAATTGATAAGACGAGACATGTTTATTACAAACCTCTTATTTATATGTTTAAAGCAAAATATATGCTCCATGTGGAAAAGAGCAAGGAGAAATCTGAGGAGTTGTATGGAAAGGCAATTACATTTGCTGAATTATTGGATGATGAAGTGCTGGTACAAAGATTAATAGAAGAAAAAAAGAACGATTTTTAG
- a CDS encoding HD domain-containing protein has protein sequence MSDLNQTVEFIKEIEKLKSVTRFNRTLDGRFENSAEHSWQGAIAAMVLQDYYPEKLNMEKVMFLLLIHDLGEIYAGDTWVFDDEKKVHAHDRELASIEKTMSLLPEATYLNMKNLWLEFEKGQSPEARYARVIDALVPLINHLEVSEVNYNPDHIRSEMVLEKKKFIKNESKALWKLTEELVQESVEKGLYL, from the coding sequence ATGAGTGATTTGAATCAGACAGTTGAATTTATTAAAGAAATCGAGAAATTAAAGTCAGTAACAAGGTTTAATAGAACTCTTGATGGACGGTTTGAAAATAGTGCCGAGCATTCCTGGCAGGGTGCGATAGCTGCGATGGTTTTGCAAGATTATTATCCTGAAAAATTGAATATGGAAAAGGTCATGTTTCTGTTATTGATTCATGATTTAGGTGAGATTTATGCCGGAGATACTTGGGTGTTTGATGATGAAAAAAAGGTTCATGCTCATGATAGAGAGCTAGCATCTATAGAAAAAACAATGAGCCTCCTTCCAGAAGCAACCTATTTGAATATGAAAAATTTGTGGTTGGAGTTTGAAAAAGGACAGAGTCCTGAGGCAAGATATGCAAGAGTGATTGACGCTTTGGTACCACTGATCAATCACTTGGAAGTGTCAGAAGTAAATTATAATCCCGATCATATCCGTTCAGAGATGGTATTAGAAAAGAAAAAATTTATAAAAAATGAGTCCAAAGCGTTATGGAAACTGACGGAAGAGTTGGTTCAGGAAAGTGTAGAAAAGGGATTATATTTATGA
- a CDS encoding dihydroorotate oxidase, translating into MVSTKTQIAGFEFDNCLMNAAGVACMTTEELEEVKNSAAGTFVTKTATLEFRAGNPEPRYQDVPLGSINSMGLPNQGLDYYLNYLLELQETDPDRTFFLSLVGMSPEETHTILKKVQDSDFKGLTELNLSCPNVPGKPQIAYDFDTTDRILSEVFAYFTKPLGIKLPPYFDIVHFDQAAAIFNKYPLKFVNCVNSIGNGLYIEDESVVIRPKNGFGGIGGEYIKPTALANVHAFYQRLNPEIQIVGTGGVLTGRDAFEHILCGASMVQIGTTLHKEGVGAFDRITAELKAIMEEKGYQSLEDFRGKLHYID; encoded by the coding sequence ATGGTATCGACAAAGACGCAAATTGCTGGTTTTGAATTTGACAACTGCTTGATGAATGCGGCAGGTGTAGCCTGTATGACCACTGAGGAATTAGAAGAAGTGAAGAACTCAGCTGCGGGGACCTTTGTGACCAAGACAGCAACCTTAGAATTCCGTGCTGGTAATCCAGAGCCACGCTACCAAGATGTGCCGCTTGGTTCGATCAATTCGATGGGGCTACCTAACCAAGGGTTGGACTATTATTTGAATTACTTGTTGGAGTTGCAAGAAACGGATCCTGACCGGACCTTCTTCTTATCTCTCGTCGGCATGTCTCCTGAAGAAACTCATACCATCTTGAAAAAGGTGCAAGACAGCGACTTTAAAGGCTTGACAGAGTTGAACCTATCTTGTCCCAATGTCCCTGGGAAACCTCAGATCGCCTATGATTTTGATACGACAGATCGGATCTTGTCTGAGGTCTTTGCCTATTTCACCAAACCTCTAGGCATCAAGTTGCCACCTTATTTTGATATCGTTCATTTTGATCAAGCAGCAGCGATCTTTAACAAATACCCGCTCAAGTTTGTCAATTGCGTCAATTCGATCGGAAATGGCCTCTACATCGAGGATGAATCCGTGGTGATCCGTCCGAAGAACGGATTTGGTGGGATTGGTGGAGAATACATCAAGCCAACGGCTCTCGCCAATGTCCATGCCTTTTACCAACGTCTGAACCCAGAAATTCAGATTGTGGGGACAGGGGGTGTCTTGACTGGTCGAGATGCCTTTGAACATATCCTTTGTGGGGCTAGTATGGTGCAAATCGGAACGACGCTGCATAAAGAAGGAGTAGGAGCTTTTGACCGCATCACTGCGGAGCTCAAAGCCATCATGGAAGAAAAAGGCTACCAAAGTCTAGAAGACTTCCGTGGGAAATTGCACTACATTGACTAA